A stretch of Lathyrus oleraceus cultivar Zhongwan6 chromosome 6, CAAS_Psat_ZW6_1.0, whole genome shotgun sequence DNA encodes these proteins:
- the LOC127097456 gene encoding probable indole-3-pyruvate monooxygenase YUCCA8, producing MENLFRLVDNQQDSISPRCIWVNGPIIVGAGPSGLATAACLKQQGVPFMILERSNCIASLWQNRTYDRLKLHLPKQFCQLPNFPFPQDFPEYPSKKQFINYLESYAKHFEINPQFDECVSSAKYNENTGLWRVKTKTKTKTVSNQNEIEYICRWLVVATGENAERVVPDFEGLSEFNGEVIHACDYKSGEGFRGKKVLVVGCGNSGMELALDLCNHNASPSIVLRSSVHVLPREMLGRSTFELAVMMMKWLPVWFVDKILLMLAWLVFGNIEKYGIKRPLEGPLELKNTKGKTPVLDIGTLEKIRSGNIKVVPGIKRFCDGFVELVNGEKNEVDAVVLATGYRSNVPFWLKEGEFFSKNGFPKSPFPNGWKGNVGLYAVGFTKRGLSGSSYDAMKIAQDIGQVWKQETKQKKQRISACYRRCISQF from the exons ATGGAGAACTTGTTTCGCCTAGTTGATAACCAACAAGACTCAATCTCACCTCGTTGCATTTGGGTTAACGGTCCTATAATCGTAGGAGCAGGACCATCAGGTTTAGCAACAGCAGCATGCCTCAAACAACAAGGAGTACCCTTCATGATACTCGAAAGATCAAACTGCATAGCTTCACTATGGCAAAACAGAACCTACGACAGACTCAAACTTCACCTCCCGAAACAATTCTGTCAACTACCTAACTTCCCATTCCCACAAGACTTCCCTGAATATCCATCCAAGAAACAGTTCATAAACTACCTCGAATCATACGCGAAACACTTCGAAATCAACCCGCAGTTCGACGAGTGTGTTTCATCGGCTAAATACAACGAGAATACTGGATTATGGAGAGTTAAAactaaaactaaaactaaaacTGTTTCCAATCAGAATGAAATTGAGTATATTTGTAGGTGGCTTGTTGTTGCTACTGGCGAAAATGCAGAGCGTGTTGTGCCTGATTTCGAAGGGTTGAGTGAATTCAATGGCGAAGTTATTCATGCTTGTGATTATAAATCAGGCGAAGGTTTTCGAGGGAAGAAAGTGCTGGTTGTTGGTTGTGGTAATTCCGGAATGGAACTCGCTCTTGATCTTTGCAATCATAATGCATCACCCTCTATTGTTCTTCGCAGCTCG GTTCATGTGTTACCTAGAGAAATGTTGGGGAGATCAACATTTGAATTGGCGGTTATGATGATGAAATGGTTACCTGTTTGGTTTGTTGATAAGATTCTGTTGATGTTGGCTTGGTTGGTTTTTGGTAATATAGAGAAGTATGGGATTAAGAGGCCATTGGAGGGTCCTTTGGAGCTGAAGAACACAAAGGGTAAAACACCTGTTTTGGATATTGGTACCTTGGAGAAAATTAGATCTGGGAATATAAAAGTAGTTCCTGGAATTAAGAGGTTTTGTGATGGTTTTGTTGAACTTGTTAATGGTGAAAAGAATGAAGTTGATGCTGTTGTTCTTGCTACTGGTTATAGGAGCAATGTTCCTTTTTGGCTTAAG GAAGGTGAGTTTTTCTCAAAGAATGGATTTCCAAAGTCACCATTTCCAAATGGTTGGAAAGGAAATGTTGGACTTTATGCTGTTGGGTTTACAAAGAGAGGGCTCTCTGGTTCATCATATGATGCTATGAAAATTGCTCAAGATATTGGTCAAGTTTGGAAGCAAGAAACTAAGCAAAAGAAACAACGCATTAGTGCTTGTTATAGGCGTTGCATTTCACAATTCTAA